Proteins encoded in a region of the Populus nigra chromosome 3, ddPopNigr1.1, whole genome shotgun sequence genome:
- the LOC133689090 gene encoding IQ domain-containing protein IQM6-like, which yields MGISFSCPLAELDGPFDTVLVRSVSFGSEDAGNALQSVGFNGCDSDPDSMRSYGSGKVICEECPGFKERELSTTLSFKSTTSDMDVLARSIISPRVGERGNQLTRSDSLLDKKLHSSLPGPGKQRHQAAVTLQKVYKSFRTRRQLADCAVVVEQRWWKLLDFAELKRSSISFFDIEKPESAISRWSRARMRAAKVGKGLSKDAKARKLALQHWLEAIDPRHRYGHNLQFYYVNWLHCQSKQPFFYWLDIGDGKEVNLDRCLRSKLQQQCIKYLGPIEREAFEVTVENGKFLYKQSGKLLCTTEGPKDAKWIFVLSTSKTFYVGLKIKGTFQHSSFLAGGATLSAGRLVVEDGVLKAVWPHSGHYLPTEENFQAFMSFLREHNVDLTDVKESPTDEEDESIIKKDIHGSLRDQPDADLLEVTGLAPEDTDSRKRDSNVAENANLHASKLSRGLQLKITKLEIPTRGDVIDNFKTEELGPSCQAEDPDSPGEDGYETAEDSFLTEEDFMITKLNLFDEDDEEEEDEEPVPKEKILKRIDSHKGMKSYQLAEHLSSKWTTGAGPRIGCMRDYPSELQFRVLEHANLSPRTRSDDPSPRTSSRFSPKVSSPMVLTQASLCKETSSRSPLAPDQVLFSQTANP from the exons ATGGGAATAAGCTTTTCATGTCCCCTTGCTGAATTGGATGGTCCTTTTGACACTGTTCTTGTGAGATCAGTTAGTTTTGGGAGTGAAGACGCGGGGAATGCATTACAATCTGTTGGTTTTAATGGCTGTGACTCAGACCCTGATTCGATGAGATCATATGGTTCAGGAAAGGTGATATGTGAAGAATGCCCTGGCTTTAAGGAGAGGGAACTGAGTACTACATTGTCCTTCAAAAGTACTACCTCAGACATGGACGTGCTTGCTAGATCAATCATAAGTCCTAGAGTTGGAGAAAGGGGCAATCAGTTGACAAGATCAGATAGCTTGCTTGACAAAAAACTCCACTCATCATTGCCTGGGCCAGGGAAACAAAGACACCAGGCTGCTGTGACGTTGCAGAAAGTCTATAAAAGCTTCAGAACCAGGAGGCAGTTGGCTGATTGTGCTGTTGTTGTCGAGCAGAGATG GTGGAAGTTGTTGGATTTTGCAGAGCTCAAGAGAAGCTCCATatctttttttgatattgagaaACCTGAGAGTGCAATTTCACGTTGGTCAAGAGCAAGAATGAGAGCTGCCAAG GTAGGAAAAGGATTGTCAAAGGATGCAAAGGCTCGGAAACTTGCTTTACAGCATTGGCTTGAGGCA ATTGATCCACGGCATCGTTATGGACATaatcttcaattttattatgtCAATTGGCTTCACTGTCAGAGTAAACAGCCTTTCTTCTATTG GCTCGATATTGGAGATGGGAAAGAAGTCAACCTTGATAGATGTCTTAGATCAAAGCTTCAACAACAATGCATAAAATATCTTGGTCCT ATTGAAAGAGAGGCTTTTGAAGTGACTGTGGAGAACGGGAAATTTTTATACAAACAAAGTGGGAAACTTCTCTGTACAACAGAAGGACCCAAAGATGCCAAATGGATTTTTGTTCTCAGCACATCGAAGACCTTCTATGTTGGTCTCAAGATCAAGGGCACATTTCAACATTCAAGTTTCTTGGCCGGTGGAGCCACTCTATCTGCTGGAAGATTGGTTGTGGAAGATGGTGTTCTAAAG GCAGTTTGGCCTCACAGTGGCCATTATCTCCCAACCGAAGAAAACTTCCAGGCATTCATGTCTTTCCTCAGGGAACACAACGTGGATCTAACTGATGTAAAG GAAAGCCCAACTGATGAAGAAGACGAATCCATTATCAAAAAGGACATCCATGGTAGTCTCCGAGACCAACCAGATGCAGATTTACTCGAAGTCACCGGATTGGCTCCAGAGGACACAGATTCAAGGAAACGAGATTCTAATGTGGCAGAAAATGCTAATCTGCACGCATCAAAATTGTCACGTggattacaattaaaaattactaaacTTGAAATACCAACAAGAGGAGATGTGATTGACAATTTCAAAACAGAAGAACTTGGACCAAGCTGCCAGGCAGAAGATCCTGATTCTCCTGGAGAAGATGGTTATGAAACGGCAGAAGATTCATTTTTGACAGAGGAAGACTTCATGATTACTAAACTTAATTTGTTTGacgaagatgatgaagaagaagaagacgaggaGCCTGTCCCCAAAGAAAAAATCCTGAAGAGGATAGATTCTCATAAAGGAATGAAATCGTATCAATTGGCGGAACACTTGTCCTCTAAATGGACCACTGGTGCAGGGCCACGGATAGGATGCATGAGGGATTATCCATCGGAGCTTCAATTCCGGGTTTTAGAGCATGCAAACCTGTCACCAAGAACAAGAAGTGATGATCCATCACCACGGACCTCATCTCGGTTTAGCCCGAAGGTTTCATCACCAATGGTTTTGACGCAAGCCTCATTGTGTAAAGAAACATCATCCAGAAGTCCCCTTGCCCCAGACCAAGTGTTGTTTTCACAAACAGCAAACCCTTAG